In Erythrolamprus reginae isolate rEryReg1 chromosome 10, rEryReg1.hap1, whole genome shotgun sequence, one DNA window encodes the following:
- the HIC2 gene encoding hypermethylated in cancer 2 protein, whose protein sequence is MELPNHAKHLLLQLNQQRAKGFLCDVIIVVENALFRAHKNILAASSMYFKSLILHDNLINLDTDMVNPTVFRQILDFIYTGKLLMTDQPGEQNFNALLTAASYLQLPDLAALCRKKLKRSGRSFAGRAGGASSVGRPPRSQRLATASVITRYSGSTEGMKGSQPKEMPKAKVSDDEVFMNSSNQENSHALSRGLGEGSNSTNGSCVDQELGLDLSKKSPSLPTVAPQDDAPHSESQRGSPRPASAPTANSASSFEESTSGAPPALIDNCEPMEMDLTEDRQSLPEGNQRKSLRHSSRKKEWIKKDCTFDRKEGGGKGCEEGEGLPNGILMGPLCKSAERSLGLSPYGSELPLHACKEDVENGKENSEDSGQSESENGGHSSANYVYRQEGYEPVAFGDNLYVCIPCGKGFPSSEQLNAHVEKHTEEELYIKEEGTFEDKEEEAEDLSNPSQPYASESRPFKCSVCEKSYKDPATLRQHEKTHWLTRPFPCNICGKMFTQRGTMTRHMRSHLGLKPFACEECGMRFTRQYRLTEHMRVHSGEKPYECQLCGGKFTQQRNLISHLRMHTSPT, encoded by the coding sequence ATGGAACTGCCAAATCATGCCAAACACTTGCTCCTGCAGCTTAACCAGCAACGAGCCAAAGGTTTCCTTTGCGATGTGATCATCGTTGTCGAAAATGCCCTCTTCCGCGCCCACAAGAACATCCTGGCAGCCAGTAGCATGTATTTCAAGTCCCTCATCTTGCACGACAACCTGATCAACTTAGATACTGACATGGTCAACCCTACCGTGTTCCGGCAAATCTTGGACTTTATTTATACTGGTAAGCTCTTAATGACCGACCAGCCTGGTGAACAGAACTTCAATGCTCTCCTCACCGCAGCAAGCTACCTCCAACTTCCTGACCTGGCGGCCCTTTGCCGGAAGAAGCTCAAACGTAGCGGGAGGTCCTTCGCTGGCCGGGCTGGTGGAGCCTCCAGCGTCGGGCGGCCGCCTCGGAGTCAGAGACTTGCCACCGCGTCAGTCATTACTCGTTATTCAGGGTCAACCGAAGGGATGAAGGGCTCCCAGCCGAAGGAGATGCCAAAGGCGAAGGTCTCGGATGACGAGGTCTTCATGAACAGTTCCAACCAAGAGAATTCTCATGCCTTGAGTAGAGGCCTGGGAGAGGGGAGTAACAGCACCAACGGGAGCTGTGTGGATCAGGAACTTGGGCTGGACCTGTCTAAAAAAAGCCCCTCCCTGCCCACTGTAGCCCCCCAAGATGACGCCCCACACAGCGAGAGTCAGCGTGGCTCCCCCCGGCCCGCCTCAGCCCCCACTGCCAACAGTGCCTCATCGTTCGAAGAGTCCACCTCTGGAGCGCCTCCCGCCCTCATAGACAACTGCGAGCCCATGGAGATGGACCTCACCGAAGACCGCCAGTCTCTCCCCGAAGGCAACCAGCGAAAGAGCCTACGCCATTCCTCGCGCAAGAAAGAGTGGATCAAGAAGGATTGCACCTTCGACCggaaggagggcgggggcaaagGCTGCGAGGAGGGCGAGGGGTTGCCCAACGGCATCCTGATGGGCCCCTTGTGCAAGTCCGCCGAGCGCAGCCTAGGCCTGAGCCCCTACGGCTCGGAGCTGCCGTTGCACGCCTGCAAAGAAGACGTCGAGAACGGCAAGGAGAACAGCGAGGACAGTGGTCAGAGCGAAAGCGAGAACGGCGGGCACAGCAGCGCCAACTACGTCTACCGGCAGGAAGGCTATGAACCCGTGGCCTTTGGGGACAACTTGTATGTCTGTATCCCTTGCGGGAAAGGTTTCCCCAGCTCGGAGCAGCTCAACGCCCACGTGGAGAAACACACGGAAGAAGAGCTGTACATCAAGGAGGAAGGGACGTTCGAGGATAAAGAAGAAGAGGCCGAGGATTTGTCGAACCCCAGCCAGCCCTACGCCTCGGAATCGCGGCCGTTCAAGTGCTCGGTTTGCGAGAAGAGCTACAAAGATCCCGCCACCCTCCGGCAGCACGAGAAGACTCACTGGCTGACGCGGCCCTTCCCTTGCAACATCTGCGGCAAGATGTTCACCCAGCGGGGCACCATGACTCGGCACATGCGCAGCCATTTGGGACTCAAGCCCTTTGCCTGTGAGGAGTGCGGGATGCGCTTCACTCGGCAGTACCGGCTGACCGAGCACATGCGCGTCCACTCAGGGGAAAAACCCTACGAATGTCAACTGTGCGGCGGGAAATTTACCCAGCAACGAAACCTCATCAGCCACTTGAGAATGCATACCTCTCCTACATGA